The proteins below are encoded in one region of Salvelinus fontinalis isolate EN_2023a unplaced genomic scaffold, ASM2944872v1 scaffold_0171, whole genome shotgun sequence:
- the LOC129844089 gene encoding phosphoinositide-interacting protein-like, protein MTWRDTERDRELQGGVTVLCGRGFGHSSGFDSSHQRSSQPASDQHWAKSEATQAKRLMHNPRMQSTVVRVSDMDRKTSRTNHETQDSEATTPLNHVPDGVTLGTDVPCWYYFTRPILAILIGGVLFGLGTALSLLYFTQVGNVPYLLGPVFLSVGLMFLVTGLVWVPVVKQRLEHKALTKVNGKALQVHEQH, encoded by the exons ATGACATGGAGGGACACAGAGCGGGATAGGGAACTACAGGGTGGGGTCACTGTTCTGTGTGGGCGTGGCTTTGGCCATAGTAGTGGTTTTGACAGTAGTCATCAGAggagcagccagccagcctctGACCAACACTGGGCAAAGAGCGAGGCAACACAGGCGAAACGCCTAATG CACAACCCAAGGATGCAATCCACAGTGGTCAGGGTGTCAGACATGGATCGTAAAACCAGCCGCACCAACCATGAGACCCAGGACTCTGAAGCAACGACCCCACTGAACCATGTCCCTGACGGGGTCACCCTGGGCACTGACGTCCCCTGCTGGTACTACTTCACCAGGCCCATCCTGGCCATCCTTATCGGCGGAGTGCTGTTCGGCTTGGGCACGGCCCTCTCCCTGCTCTACTTCACCCAGGTGGGGAACGTGCCCTACCTGCTGGGTCCTGTGTTCCTTTCTGTGGGGCTCATGTTCCTGGTCACGGGGCTGGTGTGGGTGCCCGTGGTGAAACAGAGACTAGAGCACAAGGCTCTGACCAAGGTCAATGGCAAGGCGCTTCAGGTGCACGAACAGCACTGA
- the LOC129844083 gene encoding eukaryotic peptide chain release factor GTP-binding subunit ERF3A-like isoform X1, with product MDPRDAAPDSWEQEDDVEAPVDGKLDSEFAALNVNAKPFVPNINAVEFVPSFFQKGPSEDPDSGADVEPVVATMEVAETAAPVENGDSEMTTEETWDLKGVEPNEEEPGGGPGGDGGPIVVEEILEEEVLEEEEDLPIMPKVVALPPDAPKKEHVNVVFIGHVDAGKSTIGGQIMYLTGMVEKRTLEKYEREAKEKNRETWYLSWALDTNQEERDKGKTVEVGRAYFETEKKHFTILDAPGHKSFVPNMIGGASQADLAVLVISARKGEFETGFEKGGQTREHAMLAKTAGVKHLIILVNKMDDPTVNWSLERYEECKEKLVPFLKKVGFNPKKDIHFMPCSGLTGANLKEPVESCTWYTGLPFIPHLDSLPNLNRVSDGPVRLPIVDKYKDMGTVILGKLESGSISKAQQLVMMPNRHTVEVLSLLSDDVETDDASPGENLKLRLKGIEEEEILPGFILCNAENLCHSGRTFDAQIVIIEHKSIICPGYNAVLHIHTCIEEVQITALICLVDKKSGEKSKTRPRFVKQDQVCIARLRTAGTICLETFKDFPQMGRFTLRDEGKTIAIGKVLKLVAERD from the exons ATGGACCCGAGAGACGCTGCCCCTGATTCCTGGGAACAAGAGGATGATGTTGAGGCCCCGGTTGACGGGAAACTCGATTCCGAATTCGCCGCCCTCAACGTGAATGCCAAACCGTTTGTCCCCAACATAAATGCCGTCGAATTTGTCCCGTCCTTCTTTCAGAAAGGCCCCTCGGAAGATCCTGATTCCGGTG CGGACGTTGAACCAGTTGTTGCCACCATGGAGGTCGCAGAAACTGCAG CCCCGGTGGAGAACGGCGACTCTGAAATGACCACAGAGGAGACATGGGACCTGAAAGGGGTGGAGCCCAATGAGGAAGAACCAGGAGGAGGGCCTGGTGGCGACGGGGGACCAATAGTTGTTGAGGAGATTCTGGAGGAGGAagtcctagaggaggaggaagacttgCCAATCATGCCTAAAGTGGTCGCCCTCCCACCAGACGCGCCCAAGAAGGAACATGTGAACGTGGTGTTCATCGGTCATGTTG ATGCTGGCAAGTCTACCATCGGAGGTCAAATCAT GTATTTAACAGGCATGGTGGAGAAGAGAACTCTGGAGAAGTACGAAAGAGAAGCCAAGGAGAAGAACAGGGAAACCTG GTACCTTTCCTGGGCTCTGGACACTAACCAGGAGGAGCGAGACAAGGGGAAGACTGTGGAGGTGGGCAGAGCGTACTTTGAAACTGAGAAAAAGCACTTTACCATCCTGGATGCGCCAGGCCACAAAAGCTTTGTGCCCAATATGATCGGAGGAGCGTCGCAAGCTGACCTGGCTGTGCTG GTGATCTCAGCCAGGAAGGGAGAGTTTGAGACGGGCTTTGAGAAGGGTGGACAGACACGGGAGCACGCCATGTTGGCCAAAACGGCGGGGGTGAAGCATCTGATCATCCTCGTCAACAAAATGGACGACCCCACAGTGAACTGGAGCCTAGAGAG GTACGAAGAATGCAAGGAAAAACTAGTGCCATTTTTGAAGAAGGTTGGCTTCAACCCCAAGAAAGACATTCACTTCATGCCCTGCTCCGGCCTCACAGGAGCCAACCTCAAGGAGCCTGTTGAGTCGTGCACTTGGTATAC GGGGTTACCATTCATTCCACATCTGGACAGTTTGCCAAACTTAAACAGAGTGAGCGACGGACCAGTCAGATTACCCATCGTAGACAAATACAAG GACATGGGTACTGTCATCCTGGGGAAACTGGAGTCAGGGTCCATCAGTAAAGCACAGCAGCTTGTCATGATGCCAAACAGG CACACAGTGGAGGTGTTGAGCCTGCTGAGTGATGATGTGGAGACAGACGATGCTTCTCCTGGAGAGAACCTGAAGCTAAGACTGAAGGGCATCGAGGAGGAGGAGATCCTGCCAGGCTTCATCCTCTGTAACGCTGAGAACCTCTGCCACTCTGGACGCACCTTTGACGCCCAG ATTGTCATCATTGAACACAAGTCCATTATCTGCCCTGGTTACAATGCTGTCCTCCACATCCACACCTGCATCGAAGAAGTGCAAATTACG GCCTTAATCTGTCTGGTAGACAAGAAGTCGGGAGAGAAAAGTAAGACGCGACCGCGCTTTGTGAAACAGGACCAGGTGTGCATTGCCCGTCTGCGCACCGCCGGAACCATCTGCCTTGAAACCTTCAAAGACTTCCCCCAGATGGGACGGTTCACCCTACGGGATGAAG GTAAGACCATTGCCATTGGTAAGGTGCTGAAGCTCGTTGCTGAGAGGGACTGA
- the LOC129844083 gene encoding eukaryotic peptide chain release factor GTP-binding subunit ERF3A-like isoform X2, protein MDPRDAAPDSWEQEDDVEAPVDGKLDSEFAALNVNAKPFVPNINAVEFVPSFFQKGPSEDPDSGAPVENGDSEMTTEETWDLKGVEPNEEEPGGGPGGDGGPIVVEEILEEEVLEEEEDLPIMPKVVALPPDAPKKEHVNVVFIGHVDAGKSTIGGQIMYLTGMVEKRTLEKYEREAKEKNRETWYLSWALDTNQEERDKGKTVEVGRAYFETEKKHFTILDAPGHKSFVPNMIGGASQADLAVLVISARKGEFETGFEKGGQTREHAMLAKTAGVKHLIILVNKMDDPTVNWSLERYEECKEKLVPFLKKVGFNPKKDIHFMPCSGLTGANLKEPVESCTWYTGLPFIPHLDSLPNLNRVSDGPVRLPIVDKYKDMGTVILGKLESGSISKAQQLVMMPNRHTVEVLSLLSDDVETDDASPGENLKLRLKGIEEEEILPGFILCNAENLCHSGRTFDAQIVIIEHKSIICPGYNAVLHIHTCIEEVQITALICLVDKKSGEKSKTRPRFVKQDQVCIARLRTAGTICLETFKDFPQMGRFTLRDEGKTIAIGKVLKLVAERD, encoded by the exons ATGGACCCGAGAGACGCTGCCCCTGATTCCTGGGAACAAGAGGATGATGTTGAGGCCCCGGTTGACGGGAAACTCGATTCCGAATTCGCCGCCCTCAACGTGAATGCCAAACCGTTTGTCCCCAACATAAATGCCGTCGAATTTGTCCCGTCCTTCTTTCAGAAAGGCCCCTCGGAAGATCCTGATTCCGGTG CCCCGGTGGAGAACGGCGACTCTGAAATGACCACAGAGGAGACATGGGACCTGAAAGGGGTGGAGCCCAATGAGGAAGAACCAGGAGGAGGGCCTGGTGGCGACGGGGGACCAATAGTTGTTGAGGAGATTCTGGAGGAGGAagtcctagaggaggaggaagacttgCCAATCATGCCTAAAGTGGTCGCCCTCCCACCAGACGCGCCCAAGAAGGAACATGTGAACGTGGTGTTCATCGGTCATGTTG ATGCTGGCAAGTCTACCATCGGAGGTCAAATCAT GTATTTAACAGGCATGGTGGAGAAGAGAACTCTGGAGAAGTACGAAAGAGAAGCCAAGGAGAAGAACAGGGAAACCTG GTACCTTTCCTGGGCTCTGGACACTAACCAGGAGGAGCGAGACAAGGGGAAGACTGTGGAGGTGGGCAGAGCGTACTTTGAAACTGAGAAAAAGCACTTTACCATCCTGGATGCGCCAGGCCACAAAAGCTTTGTGCCCAATATGATCGGAGGAGCGTCGCAAGCTGACCTGGCTGTGCTG GTGATCTCAGCCAGGAAGGGAGAGTTTGAGACGGGCTTTGAGAAGGGTGGACAGACACGGGAGCACGCCATGTTGGCCAAAACGGCGGGGGTGAAGCATCTGATCATCCTCGTCAACAAAATGGACGACCCCACAGTGAACTGGAGCCTAGAGAG GTACGAAGAATGCAAGGAAAAACTAGTGCCATTTTTGAAGAAGGTTGGCTTCAACCCCAAGAAAGACATTCACTTCATGCCCTGCTCCGGCCTCACAGGAGCCAACCTCAAGGAGCCTGTTGAGTCGTGCACTTGGTATAC GGGGTTACCATTCATTCCACATCTGGACAGTTTGCCAAACTTAAACAGAGTGAGCGACGGACCAGTCAGATTACCCATCGTAGACAAATACAAG GACATGGGTACTGTCATCCTGGGGAAACTGGAGTCAGGGTCCATCAGTAAAGCACAGCAGCTTGTCATGATGCCAAACAGG CACACAGTGGAGGTGTTGAGCCTGCTGAGTGATGATGTGGAGACAGACGATGCTTCTCCTGGAGAGAACCTGAAGCTAAGACTGAAGGGCATCGAGGAGGAGGAGATCCTGCCAGGCTTCATCCTCTGTAACGCTGAGAACCTCTGCCACTCTGGACGCACCTTTGACGCCCAG ATTGTCATCATTGAACACAAGTCCATTATCTGCCCTGGTTACAATGCTGTCCTCCACATCCACACCTGCATCGAAGAAGTGCAAATTACG GCCTTAATCTGTCTGGTAGACAAGAAGTCGGGAGAGAAAAGTAAGACGCGACCGCGCTTTGTGAAACAGGACCAGGTGTGCATTGCCCGTCTGCGCACCGCCGGAACCATCTGCCTTGAAACCTTCAAAGACTTCCCCCAGATGGGACGGTTCACCCTACGGGATGAAG GTAAGACCATTGCCATTGGTAAGGTGCTGAAGCTCGTTGCTGAGAGGGACTGA
- the LOC129844090 gene encoding transmembrane protein 238-like: protein MEPTYRGLGRCSCAFWLAVSFDIFGLLVLLIGVFADIFFYDFLIYAGAIIIFLSLVWWVFWYTGNIEVPPEELEDDVGLLKKERGIAGAVRRLSSRLSNSVRNSLRRNGAPPRGVARRAGTGLSTTHMRDAQQQPKPSPVVLTMGPLYEDMHTVSASVDTVIPVPHTATETSAI from the coding sequence ATGGAGCCGACGTACCGCGGTCTAGGGCGCTGTTCCTGCGCCTTTTGGTTGGCAGTGTCCTTCGACATATTCGGACTGCTCGTTCTTTTGATCGGTGTTTTTGCGGATATATTCTTCTATGACTTTTTAATCTACGCCGGGGCCATCATCATCTTCCTCAGCCTCGTCTGGTGGGTGTTCTGGTACACGGGCAACATCGAGGTCCCCCCGGAGGAGCTGGAGGATGACGTCGGGCTCTTGAAGAAGGAGCGGGGCATCGCAGGTGCGGTGAGGCGGTTATCCAGCCGTCTCTCCAACAGTGTCAGGAACTCTCTGCGGCGGAATGGAGCCCCCCCCCGCGGGGTCGCGAGAAGGGCAGGGACCGGGCTGTCTACGACGCACATGAGGGATGCCCAACAGCAACCGAAGCCCTCGCCTGTCGTATTGACGATGGGGCCGCTTTATGAGGACATGCACACGGTGTCTGCATCCGTGGACACTGTCATACCTGTCCCGCACACAGCTACAGAGACCTCGGCCATATGA